In a single window of the Micromonospora inositola genome:
- a CDS encoding PadR family transcriptional regulator → MSATRMMILGLVKWMQPVHGYDVRRELLSWSADKWANIQPGSVYHALRKLTEEGLLRAVATEQVGGRPARTTYEITEKGADEFETLLRGLWWQLQEPTDPFTAAFSFLPALPREEAAAALRNRAMLLRAGAESMRAAIDSEWMRTTRPVHVGWIFELWSARSEAEIAWCERIVERIESGVSYLPAGLVGGENWVERQQRTAEPGDFSTQ, encoded by the coding sequence ATGTCGGCGACGCGGATGATGATTCTCGGGCTGGTCAAGTGGATGCAGCCGGTGCACGGCTACGACGTGCGCCGCGAGTTGCTGAGCTGGAGCGCGGACAAGTGGGCCAACATCCAGCCCGGCTCGGTCTACCACGCGTTGCGGAAGCTGACCGAGGAAGGGCTGCTCCGCGCGGTCGCCACCGAACAGGTGGGCGGCCGGCCGGCCCGGACCACGTACGAGATCACCGAGAAGGGCGCGGACGAGTTCGAGACGTTGCTGCGCGGACTGTGGTGGCAGTTGCAGGAGCCAACCGATCCGTTCACCGCGGCCTTCTCCTTCCTGCCGGCCCTGCCCCGCGAGGAGGCGGCGGCGGCCCTGCGGAACCGGGCGATGCTGCTGCGTGCCGGCGCCGAGTCGATGCGGGCGGCGATCGACTCCGAGTGGATGCGGACGACCCGGCCGGTGCACGTGGGCTGGATCTTCGAACTCTGGTCGGCCCGCTCGGAGGCGGAGATCGCCTGGTGCGAGCGGATCGTCGAGCGGATCGAGTCCGGAGTGTCGTACCTGCCTGCTGGACTGGTCGGCGGGGAGAACTGGGTCGAGCGGCAGCAGCGGACCGCCGAACCGGGTGACTTCTCCACGCAATAA
- a CDS encoding acetyl/propionyl/methylcrotonyl-CoA carboxylase subunit alpha, which yields MRKVLIANRGEIAVRVIRACRDAGLGSVAVYADSDRDALHVTLADEAYALGGDTAAESYLRIDKLIDIAGKAGADAVHPGYGFLSENADFAQAVIDAGLTWIGPTPQAIRDLGDKVTARHIAQRAGAPLVPGTPDPVGSPDEVMAFAVDHGLPVAIKAAFGGGGRGLKVARTMEEIPQLFESATREAVAAFGRGECFVERYLDKPRHVEAQVLADQHGNVILVGTRDCSLQRRHQKLVEEAPAPFLTEAQRTQIHDSAKAICREAGYHGAGTVEYLVGADATISFLEVNTRLQVEHPVTEETAGIDLVREQFRIADGEKLRFTEDPTPRGHSIEFRINGEDPGRNFLPAPGTVTALRLPTGPGVRVDTGISAGDVIGGNFDSLLAKVIITGETRAEAIERARRALDEMVVDGMATALPFHRLVVRDDAFTAEPFTVHTRWIETEFDNTVPAFTAAAGAAEAPAERETVVVEVGGKRLEVSLPAGLGAGTTTAAPAAKKPARRGGGAKAGAAVSGDALTSPMQGTIVKIAVADGDTVAEGDLVVVLEAMKMEQPLHAHKAGTVSGLSAEVGAVITAGAAICTIA from the coding sequence GTGCGCAAGGTACTCATCGCCAACCGCGGCGAGATCGCCGTCCGCGTCATCCGCGCCTGCCGCGACGCCGGTCTGGGCAGCGTCGCCGTCTACGCGGACTCCGACCGGGACGCCCTGCACGTCACCCTCGCCGACGAGGCGTACGCGCTCGGCGGCGACACCGCGGCGGAGAGCTACCTGCGGATCGACAAGCTGATCGACATCGCCGGGAAGGCCGGCGCCGACGCGGTGCACCCCGGCTACGGCTTCCTCTCCGAGAACGCCGACTTCGCCCAGGCCGTCATCGACGCCGGGCTGACCTGGATCGGCCCCACCCCGCAGGCCATCCGCGACCTCGGGGACAAGGTGACCGCCCGGCACATCGCCCAGCGGGCCGGGGCGCCGCTGGTCCCCGGCACCCCGGACCCGGTGGGCAGCCCGGACGAGGTGATGGCCTTCGCCGTCGACCACGGCCTGCCGGTGGCCATCAAGGCCGCCTTCGGCGGCGGCGGTCGCGGCCTCAAGGTCGCCCGCACCATGGAGGAGATCCCGCAGCTCTTCGAGTCGGCCACCCGCGAGGCGGTCGCCGCGTTCGGCCGGGGCGAGTGCTTCGTCGAGCGGTACCTCGACAAGCCCCGCCACGTCGAGGCTCAGGTCCTCGCCGACCAGCACGGCAACGTGATCCTGGTCGGCACCCGGGACTGCTCGCTGCAGCGCCGGCACCAGAAGCTGGTCGAGGAGGCCCCCGCGCCGTTCCTCACCGAGGCGCAGCGCACCCAGATCCACGACAGCGCCAAGGCGATCTGCCGGGAGGCCGGCTACCACGGCGCCGGCACCGTCGAGTACCTGGTCGGCGCGGACGCCACCATCTCCTTCCTCGAGGTCAACACCCGGCTCCAGGTGGAGCACCCGGTGACCGAGGAGACCGCCGGCATCGACCTGGTCCGCGAGCAGTTCCGGATCGCAGACGGCGAGAAGCTGCGGTTCACCGAGGACCCGACCCCGCGCGGCCACTCCATCGAGTTCCGGATCAACGGCGAGGACCCGGGCCGCAACTTCCTGCCCGCCCCGGGCACCGTCACCGCGCTGCGACTCCCCACCGGCCCGGGCGTCCGGGTGGACACCGGCATCTCGGCCGGCGACGTGATCGGGGGCAACTTCGACTCGCTGCTGGCCAAGGTGATCATCACCGGCGAGACCCGGGCCGAGGCGATCGAGCGGGCCCGCCGGGCGCTCGACGAGATGGTCGTCGACGGCATGGCGACCGCGCTGCCCTTCCACCGGCTGGTGGTCCGGGACGACGCGTTCACCGCCGAGCCGTTCACCGTGCACACCCGGTGGATCGAGACCGAGTTCGACAACACCGTGCCGGCGTTCACCGCCGCCGCCGGTGCCGCCGAGGCGCCGGCCGAGCGCGAGACCGTCGTGGTCGAGGTGGGTGGCAAGCGGCTGGAGGTGAGTTTGCCCGCCGGCCTGGGCGCCGGTACGACCACCGCCGCGCCCGCCGCGAAGAAGCCGGCCCGCCGGGGTGGCGGGGCCAAGGCGGGCGCCGCGGTCAGCGGTGACGCGCTCACCTCCCCCATGCAGGGCACCATCGTGAAGATCGCCGTGGCGGACGGGGACACCGTCGCCGAGGGGGACCTGGTAGTCGTCCTGGAGGCGATGAAGATGGAGCAGCCGCTGCACGCCCACAAGGCCGGCACGGTCAGCGGCCTCTCCGCCGAGGTCGGCGCGGTCATCACCGCCGGCGCCGCCATCTGCACCATCGCCTGA
- a CDS encoding GuaB1 family IMP dehydrogenase-related protein: MRFLHGAVPAHDLTYNDVFMAPARSEVGSRLDVDLSTGDGTGTTIPLVVANMTAVAGRRMAETVARRGAIAVIPQDIPIEVVANVVAWVKQRHLVHDTAITLGPTDTVGDAIHLLPKRSHGAVIVVDAAGRPLGVVTEADTVGVDRFAQLRHVMSTELHTVPADADPRTGFDRLSAGRRRLAPVVDAEGRLVGVLTRQGALRATLYKPAVDDRGRLRIAAAVGINGDVTGKAAALLEAGVDTLVVDTAHGHQERMISALRAVRKLDPAVPVAAGNVVTADGVRDLVEAGADIVKVGVGPGAMCTTRMMTGVGRPQFSAVLDCAAAARELGRHVWADGGVRHPRDVALALAAGASNVMIGSWFAGTYESPGDLYTDADGRRYKESFGMASARAVSARTAEDSAFDRARKAIFEEGISTARMYLDPARPGVEDLIDEIISGVRSAFTYAGARNLHEFHEQALVGVQSTAGYTEGMPLPTSW; this comes from the coding sequence GTGCGGTTCCTTCATGGCGCGGTTCCCGCGCACGACCTGACCTACAACGACGTCTTCATGGCGCCGGCCCGCTCCGAGGTGGGCTCGCGACTCGACGTCGACCTGTCCACCGGCGACGGCACCGGCACCACCATCCCGCTGGTGGTGGCGAACATGACCGCGGTCGCCGGCCGGCGGATGGCCGAGACGGTGGCCCGGCGCGGCGCCATCGCGGTGATCCCGCAGGACATCCCGATCGAGGTGGTGGCCAACGTCGTCGCCTGGGTCAAGCAGCGGCACCTGGTGCACGACACGGCGATCACGCTCGGCCCGACCGACACCGTCGGCGACGCGATCCACCTGCTGCCGAAGCGCTCGCACGGCGCGGTGATCGTGGTCGACGCGGCCGGCCGCCCGCTCGGCGTGGTGACCGAGGCCGACACCGTGGGCGTGGACCGGTTCGCCCAGCTGCGGCACGTGATGTCGACCGAGCTGCACACCGTGCCGGCGGACGCGGACCCGCGTACCGGCTTCGACCGGCTCTCGGCCGGGCGGCGGCGGCTCGCCCCGGTGGTGGACGCGGAGGGTCGGCTGGTCGGGGTGCTCACCCGGCAGGGCGCGCTGCGCGCCACCCTCTACAAGCCGGCCGTGGACGACCGGGGCCGGTTGCGGATCGCCGCGGCGGTCGGCATCAACGGCGACGTGACCGGCAAGGCCGCCGCCCTGCTGGAGGCGGGGGTCGACACGCTGGTGGTGGACACCGCGCACGGCCACCAGGAACGGATGATCTCGGCGCTGCGGGCGGTCCGCAAGCTCGACCCGGCGGTCCCGGTGGCGGCCGGCAACGTGGTCACCGCCGACGGCGTACGCGACCTGGTCGAGGCGGGCGCCGACATCGTCAAGGTCGGCGTCGGCCCGGGTGCGATGTGCACCACCCGGATGATGACCGGGGTGGGTCGGCCCCAGTTCTCGGCGGTTCTCGACTGCGCGGCGGCGGCCCGGGAGCTGGGTCGGCACGTCTGGGCGGACGGCGGCGTACGCCACCCGCGCGACGTGGCGCTGGCCCTGGCCGCCGGGGCGTCCAACGTGATGATCGGTTCCTGGTTCGCCGGCACCTACGAGTCCCCCGGCGACCTCTACACCGACGCGGACGGCCGCCGGTACAAGGAGAGCTTCGGGATGGCGTCGGCCCGGGCGGTCAGCGCGCGTACGGCCGAGGACAGCGCGTTCGACCGGGCCCGCAAGGCGATCTTCGAGGAGGGCATCTCCACCGCCCGGATGTACCTGGACCCGGCCCGGCCCGGCGTCGAGGACCTGATCGACGAGATCATCTCCGGGGTCCGCAGCGCCTTCACCTACGCCGGCGCCCGCAACCTGCACGAGTTCCACGAGCAGGCCCTGGTCGGCGTGCAGAGCACCGCCGGCTACACCGAAGGCATGCCGCTGCCCACCAGCTGGTGA
- a CDS encoding TetR/AcrR family transcriptional regulator, translating to MTTRGYHHGDLRRALLAAAVEAIDESGPAALSLRDLARRAGVSHAAPAHHFGDKAGLLTALAVEGFDLLAEALGWAGDDLLEIGVAYVRFAVDHRAHFEVMFAPGLYRADDPEVAAARARAGAALRGGVATLPDRPAVEPARDALAAWSIVHGFATLWLAGALPSDAGRDPEAAARAVIRRLFE from the coding sequence ATGACGACCCGCGGATACCACCATGGCGACCTGCGGCGGGCCCTGCTCGCCGCGGCGGTCGAGGCGATCGACGAATCCGGGCCGGCCGCGCTGAGCCTGCGTGACCTGGCCCGGCGGGCGGGCGTCTCGCACGCCGCGCCCGCGCACCACTTCGGCGACAAGGCCGGCCTGCTCACCGCGCTCGCCGTCGAGGGCTTCGACCTGCTCGCCGAGGCGCTCGGGTGGGCCGGCGACGACCTGCTCGAGATCGGCGTGGCGTACGTCCGCTTCGCGGTCGACCACCGCGCCCACTTCGAGGTGATGTTCGCGCCGGGGCTCTACCGGGCCGACGACCCCGAGGTGGCGGCCGCGCGCGCCCGGGCCGGGGCGGCGCTGCGCGGCGGGGTCGCCACCCTGCCCGACCGGCCGGCCGTCGAGCCCGCCCGGGACGCGCTCGCGGCCTGGTCGATCGTCCACGGCTTCGCCACGCTCTGGCTGGCCGGCGCGCTGCCGTCCGACGCCGGGCGGGACCCGGAGGCCGCCGCCCGCGCGGTCATCCGCCGCCTCTTCGAGTGA
- a CDS encoding MarR family winged helix-turn-helix transcriptional regulator, producing MEPLVRFPDMLQHAPLGRLLAIAGHVVEQHWGRYLAEHHGLTSAGMRVLFILSRAGDSTHREVAERCFVRPATLTGIVDTLERDGFVERRRDAADRRTVQLTLTDKGRRHAQHLTELIHSDRPLTSVDADPAKKAVIREFLTELITSMSDGEVGRLNQHEDSATDPTPGSRPC from the coding sequence ATGGAACCGCTCGTCCGCTTCCCCGACATGCTCCAGCACGCGCCGCTCGGTCGACTGCTCGCGATCGCCGGCCATGTCGTCGAGCAGCACTGGGGGCGCTACCTGGCCGAGCACCACGGGCTCACCTCGGCCGGCATGCGGGTGCTGTTCATCCTGAGCCGCGCCGGTGACAGCACCCACCGGGAGGTCGCCGAGCGGTGCTTCGTCCGGCCCGCCACCCTCACCGGCATCGTCGACACACTCGAACGCGACGGCTTCGTCGAGCGTCGCCGGGACGCCGCCGACCGCCGCACCGTGCAACTGACCCTGACCGACAAGGGCCGCCGGCACGCCCAGCACCTCACCGAACTGATCCACAGCGACCGCCCGCTCACCTCCGTCGACGCCGACCCGGCGAAGAAGGCGGTGATCCGGGAGTTCCTGACCGAGCTGATCACGAGCATGTCCGACGGGGAGGTCGGTCGGTTGAACCAACACGAGGATTCCGCAACCGACCCGACGCCGGGGAGCCGTCCATGTTGA
- a CDS encoding ABC transporter ATP-binding protein: protein MLIRMLRHQLRSYRRPLVAVVLLQFVGTMASLYLPSLNADIIDLGVARGDTDYIMRTGGWMLGVSLVQIACSIAAVYLGARTAMGFGRDVRAAIFGHVNRFSAREVARFGAPSLITRNTNDVQQVQMLVLMSCTMLVAAPIMSVGGVVMALNEDVGLSWLMLVCVPVLAVALGLIIRRMVPGFRLMQTRIDTVNRVLREQITGIRVVRAFVREPYETARFGVANADLTATALRVGRLMALIFPVVMLVLNVSSVAVLWFGAQRVDAGQIQIGALTAFLQYLMQILMAVMMATFMLMMVPRAAVCAERIVEVLDTESSVVPPAEPMIAMTRHAELELRRVAFQYPGASAPVLHDISFRTGPGRTTAIIGSTGAGKTTLLTLIPRLVDPTAGAVLVDGVDVRLLEPDEVWRRIGLVPQRPYLFSGTVASNLRYGNPDATDAELWAALEIAQARDFVAEMPGGLDAPIAQGGTNVSGGQRQRLAIARALVRQPEIYLFDDSFSALDLSTDARLRAALRPVTADAAVVIVAQRVSTIVDADQIIVLEDGGVVGMGRHADLLKNCPTYAEIVASQQAAEVTA, encoded by the coding sequence ATGTTGATCCGCATGCTCCGCCACCAGCTGCGTTCGTACCGCCGGCCGCTGGTCGCGGTGGTGCTGCTCCAGTTCGTCGGCACGATGGCCTCGCTCTATCTGCCGAGTCTGAACGCCGACATCATCGACCTCGGCGTGGCCAGGGGCGACACCGACTACATCATGCGCACCGGCGGCTGGATGCTGGGGGTCAGCCTGGTCCAGATCGCCTGCTCGATCGCCGCGGTGTACCTGGGCGCGCGGACCGCGATGGGGTTCGGACGGGACGTACGCGCGGCCATCTTCGGGCACGTCAACCGCTTTTCGGCCCGCGAGGTCGCCCGGTTCGGCGCACCGTCGCTGATCACCCGCAACACCAACGACGTGCAGCAGGTGCAGATGCTCGTCCTGATGAGCTGCACCATGCTGGTCGCCGCGCCGATCATGAGCGTCGGCGGGGTGGTGATGGCGCTCAACGAGGACGTCGGGCTCTCCTGGCTGATGTTGGTCTGCGTGCCGGTGCTGGCCGTCGCGCTGGGCCTGATCATCCGGCGGATGGTGCCCGGCTTTCGGCTGATGCAGACCCGGATCGACACCGTCAACCGGGTGCTGCGCGAGCAGATCACCGGCATCCGGGTGGTCCGCGCATTCGTCCGGGAGCCGTACGAGACGGCGCGCTTCGGCGTCGCGAACGCCGACCTGACCGCGACCGCGCTGCGCGTCGGCCGGCTGATGGCCCTGATCTTCCCGGTCGTGATGCTGGTGCTCAACGTCTCCAGCGTCGCGGTGCTCTGGTTCGGCGCGCAGCGGGTCGACGCCGGCCAGATCCAGATCGGCGCGCTGACCGCGTTCCTGCAGTACCTGATGCAGATCCTGATGGCCGTCATGATGGCCACCTTCATGCTGATGATGGTGCCGCGCGCGGCGGTCTGCGCCGAACGGATCGTCGAGGTGCTGGACACCGAGTCGTCGGTGGTGCCGCCGGCCGAGCCGATGATCGCGATGACCAGGCACGCCGAGCTGGAGCTCCGCCGCGTCGCCTTCCAGTACCCCGGGGCGAGCGCGCCCGTGCTGCACGACATCTCGTTCCGCACCGGGCCCGGCCGGACCACGGCCATCATCGGCTCCACCGGCGCCGGCAAGACCACCCTGCTCACCCTGATCCCCCGGCTGGTCGACCCGACCGCCGGCGCGGTGCTGGTCGACGGGGTTGACGTGCGGCTGCTGGAACCGGACGAGGTGTGGCGCCGGATCGGGCTGGTGCCGCAGCGGCCGTACCTGTTCAGCGGAACGGTGGCCAGCAACCTGCGGTACGGCAACCCGGACGCCACCGACGCCGAGCTGTGGGCGGCGCTGGAGATCGCCCAGGCGCGGGACTTCGTGGCCGAGATGCCGGGCGGGCTGGACGCCCCGATCGCGCAGGGCGGCACGAACGTCTCCGGCGGCCAGCGGCAACGGCTGGCCATCGCCCGGGCGCTGGTCCGCCAGCCGGAGATCTACCTCTTCGACGACTCGTTCTCGGCGCTCGACCTCAGCACCGACGCCCGGCTCCGGGCGGCGCTGCGGCCGGTCACCGCGGACGCGGCGGTGGTGATCGTGGCCCAGCGGGTCTCCACGATCGTCGACGCCGACCAGATCATCGTGCTCGAGGACGGGGGCGTCGTCGGTATGGGACGACATGCGGACCTGCTGAAGAACTGCCCGACGTACGCCGAAATCGTGGCGTCCCAGCAGGCGGCGGAGGTGACCGCGTGA